Proteins encoded together in one Lathyrus oleraceus cultivar Zhongwan6 chromosome 5, CAAS_Psat_ZW6_1.0, whole genome shotgun sequence window:
- the LOC127086009 gene encoding uncharacterized protein LOC127086009 isoform X2, whose protein sequence is MTDKNVLALLLFVMLLLINGQGSFARYMIQENVEEIQVDQPYLDGWLKNPLKNKKHIANSNQVYLDGWLKDTRAEKTKSSQDSDQVYLDGWLKDIRAEKAKSISKSNQVYLDGWLKDTRVEKPKSTGDSNQVYLDGWLKDIRAKKEKSTPNSNQVYLDGWLKDTRAEKPKSTSESNQVYLDGWLKDTRAEKTKSTPDSKQVYLDGWLKNTRN, encoded by the exons ATGACAGACAAAAATGTTTTGGCTCTCCTCCTTTTTGTCATGCTCTTGTTGATA AATGGACAAGGAAGCTTTGCCCGATATATGATACAAGAGAATGTAGAAGAAATACAAGTTGATCAACCTTACCTTGATGGTTGGCTCAAAAATCCATTGAAGAATAAAAAACACATTGCTAACTCTAACCAAGTTtaccttgatggatggttgaaagatacTCGGGCAGAGAAAACCAAATCCTCCCAGGATTCCGATCAAGTCTAtcttgatggatggttgaaagataTCAGAGCAGAGAAAGCAAAATCCATCTCTAAATCCAACCAGGTTtaccttgatggatggttgaaagatacTCGAGTTGAGAAACCAAAATCTACTGGTGACTCCAATCAAGTTTAtcttgatggatggttgaaagataTCAGAGCCAAGAAAGAAAAGTCCACACCTAACTCCAACCAAGTTtaccttgatggatggttgaaagatacaAGAGCAGAGAAACCAAAATCGACCTCTGAATCCAACCAAGTTTAC cttgatggatggttgaaagataccCGAGCAGAGAAAACAAAATCCAC CCCTGACTCCAAACAAGTTTAtcttgatggatggttgaaaaATACTCGAAACTAG
- the LOC127086009 gene encoding uncharacterized protein LOC127086009 isoform X4 has protein sequence MTDKNVLALLLFVMLLLINGQGSFARYMIQENVEEIQVDQPYLDGWLKNPLKNKKHIANSNQVYLDGWLKDTRAEKTKSSQDSDQVYLDGWLKDIRAEKAKSISKSNQVYLDGWLKDTRVEKPKSTGDSNQVYLDGWLKDIRAKKEKSTPNSNQVYLDGWLKDTRAEKPKSTSESNQVYLDGWLKDTRAEKAKSTSESNQVYLDGWLKDT, from the exons ATGACAGACAAAAATGTTTTGGCTCTCCTCCTTTTTGTCATGCTCTTGTTGATA AATGGACAAGGAAGCTTTGCCCGATATATGATACAAGAGAATGTAGAAGAAATACAAGTTGATCAACCTTACCTTGATGGTTGGCTCAAAAATCCATTGAAGAATAAAAAACACATTGCTAACTCTAACCAAGTTtaccttgatggatggttgaaagatacTCGGGCAGAGAAAACCAAATCCTCCCAGGATTCCGATCAAGTCTAtcttgatggatggttgaaagataTCAGAGCAGAGAAAGCAAAATCCATCTCTAAATCCAACCAGGTTtaccttgatggatggttgaaagatacTCGAGTTGAGAAACCAAAATCTACTGGTGACTCCAATCAAGTTTAtcttgatggatggttgaaagataTCAGAGCCAAGAAAGAAAAGTCCACACCTAACTCCAACCAAGTTtaccttgatggatggttgaaagatacaAGAGCAGAGAAACCAAAATCGACCTCTGAATCCAACCAAGTTTAC cttgatggatggttgaaagatacTAGAGCAGAGAAAGCAAAATCCAC CTCTGAATCCAACCAAGTTtaccttgatggatggttgaaagataccTGA
- the LOC127086009 gene encoding uncharacterized protein LOC127086009 isoform X3, whose amino-acid sequence MTDKNVLALLLFVMLLLINGQGSFARYMIQENVEEIQVDQPYLDGWLKNPLKNKKHIANSNQVYLDGWLKDTRAEKTKSSQDSDQVYLDGWLKDIRAEKAKSISKSNQVYLDGWLKDTRVEKPKSTGDSNQVYLDGWLKDIRAKKEKSTPNSNQVYLDGWLKDTRAEKPKSTSESNQVYLDGWLKDTRAEKEKSTSESNQVYLDGWLKDT is encoded by the exons ATGACAGACAAAAATGTTTTGGCTCTCCTCCTTTTTGTCATGCTCTTGTTGATA AATGGACAAGGAAGCTTTGCCCGATATATGATACAAGAGAATGTAGAAGAAATACAAGTTGATCAACCTTACCTTGATGGTTGGCTCAAAAATCCATTGAAGAATAAAAAACACATTGCTAACTCTAACCAAGTTtaccttgatggatggttgaaagatacTCGGGCAGAGAAAACCAAATCCTCCCAGGATTCCGATCAAGTCTAtcttgatggatggttgaaagataTCAGAGCAGAGAAAGCAAAATCCATCTCTAAATCCAACCAGGTTtaccttgatggatggttgaaagatacTCGAGTTGAGAAACCAAAATCTACTGGTGACTCCAATCAAGTTTAtcttgatggatggttgaaagataTCAGAGCCAAGAAAGAAAAGTCCACACCTAACTCCAACCAAGTTtaccttgatggatggttgaaagatacaAGAGCAGAGAAACCAAAATCGACCTCTGAATCCAACCAAGTTTAC cttgatggatggttgaaagatacaAGAGCAGAGAAAGAAAAATCCACCTCTGAATCCAACCAAGTTtaccttgatggatggttgaaagataccTGA
- the LOC127086009 gene encoding uncharacterized protein LOC127086009 isoform X1: MTDKNVLALLLFVMLLLINGQGSFARYMIQENVEEIQVDQPYLDGWLKNPLKNKKHIANSNQVYLDGWLKDTRAEKTKSSQDSDQVYLDGWLKDIRAEKAKSISKSNQVYLDGWLKDTRVEKPKSTGDSNQVYLDGWLKDIRAKKEKSTPNSNQVYLDGWLKDTRAEKPKSTSESNQVYLDGWLKDTRAEKAKSTSESNQVYLDGWLKDTRAEKAKSTGDTNQVYLDGWLKDIRAEKKKSTPDSKQVYLDGWLKNTRN; this comes from the exons ATGACAGACAAAAATGTTTTGGCTCTCCTCCTTTTTGTCATGCTCTTGTTGATA AATGGACAAGGAAGCTTTGCCCGATATATGATACAAGAGAATGTAGAAGAAATACAAGTTGATCAACCTTACCTTGATGGTTGGCTCAAAAATCCATTGAAGAATAAAAAACACATTGCTAACTCTAACCAAGTTtaccttgatggatggttgaaagatacTCGGGCAGAGAAAACCAAATCCTCCCAGGATTCCGATCAAGTCTAtcttgatggatggttgaaagataTCAGAGCAGAGAAAGCAAAATCCATCTCTAAATCCAACCAGGTTtaccttgatggatggttgaaagatacTCGAGTTGAGAAACCAAAATCTACTGGTGACTCCAATCAAGTTTAtcttgatggatggttgaaagataTCAGAGCCAAGAAAGAAAAGTCCACACCTAACTCCAACCAAGTTtaccttgatggatggttgaaagatacaAGAGCAGAGAAACCAAAATCGACCTCTGAATCCAACCAAGTTTAC cttgatggatggttgaaagatacTAGAGCAGAGAAAGCAAAATCCACCTCTGAATCCAACCAAGTTTACCTTGATGGGTGGTTGAAAGATACCCGAGCTGAGAAAGCAAAATCTACAGGTGACACCAACCAA GTTTAtcttgatggatggttgaaagataTCCGAGCTGAGAAAAAAAAATCCACCCCTGACTCCAAACAAGTTTAtcttgatggatggttgaaaaATACTCGAAACTAG